A genomic window from Qipengyuania oceanensis includes:
- a CDS encoding F0F1 ATP synthase subunit gamma — MASLKELKGRINSVKSTQKITKAKQMVAAAKLRRAQAAAEAARPYAERLTSVMASLAGKVSGDSAPRLLAGNGKDQRHLLVVVNTDKGLCGGLNSNIVKEAKTQARKLIAEGKNVQFYLVGKKGRAPIKRDYAEKIDTWFDTSNVRQPGFEEADEIASELIAKFENDEFDVAHLIFPVFKSALAQDPTTVQLIPVPASDSTETSEAAVEYEPDEEEILAELLPRFIKTQLFGALLEREASEQGASMTAMDNATRNAGDLINKLTIQYNRSRQAAITTELIEIIAGAEAL; from the coding sequence ATGGCCTCGCTGAAAGAACTCAAGGGCCGGATCAACTCGGTCAAGTCGACCCAGAAGATCACCAAGGCCAAGCAGATGGTCGCGGCAGCCAAGCTGCGCCGTGCGCAGGCGGCGGCGGAAGCCGCTCGCCCCTATGCGGAGCGGCTGACCTCGGTCATGGCATCGCTCGCCGGCAAGGTTTCGGGCGATAGCGCCCCGCGGCTGCTGGCCGGCAATGGCAAGGACCAGCGTCACCTGCTGGTCGTCGTCAACACCGACAAGGGCCTGTGCGGCGGTCTCAACTCGAACATCGTCAAGGAAGCCAAGACCCAGGCGCGCAAGCTGATCGCCGAAGGCAAGAACGTGCAGTTCTACCTCGTCGGCAAGAAGGGCCGTGCGCCGATCAAGCGCGACTATGCCGAGAAGATCGACACCTGGTTCGATACCTCCAACGTCCGCCAGCCGGGCTTCGAGGAAGCGGACGAAATCGCCAGCGAACTGATCGCGAAGTTCGAGAACGACGAGTTCGACGTCGCGCATCTCATCTTCCCGGTCTTCAAGTCGGCGCTGGCGCAGGACCCGACCACGGTCCAGCTGATCCCGGTCCCGGCATCGGACAGCACCGAAACGTCGGAAGCCGCGGTCGAATACGAGCCGGACGAGGAAGAAATCCTTGCCGAGCTGCTGCCGCGCTTCATCAAGACGCAGCTGTTCGGCGCGCTGCTCGAGCGCGAGGCTTCCGAACAGGGCGCGTCGATGACCGCCATGGACAATGCCACGCGTAACGCCGGCGACCTGATCAACAAGCTGACGATCCAGTACAACCGCAGCCGCCAGGCCGCGATCACGACCGAACTGATCGAAATCATCGCGGGCGCCGAAGCGCTGTAG
- the atpD gene encoding F0F1 ATP synthase subunit beta has translation MATAPVLNQTTNGTISQVIGAVVDVTFEGELPAILTALETKNGDNTLVLEVAQHLGENTVRTIAMDGTDGLTRGQEVVNTGSQISVPVGPKTLGRIMNVVGQPIDERGPIGAEQSAPIHAEAPLFVDQSTEASILVTGIKVIDLLAPYAKGGKIGLFGGAGVGKTVLIQELINNIAKGHGGVSVFAGVGERTREGNDLYHEFLDAGVIAKDADGNATSEGSKVALVFGQMNEPPGARARVALSGLTMAEYFRDQEGQDVLFFVDNIFRFTQAGSEVSALLGRIPSAVGYQPTLSTDMGNLQERITSTTKGSITSVQAIYVPADDLTDPAPATSFAHLDATTTLSRAISELGIYPAVDPLDSTSRVLEPRVVGEEHYNTARRVQETLQKYKSLQDIIAILGMDELSEEDKLTVARARKIQRFLSQPFHVAEVFTNIPGKFVQLEDTVKSFKAVVDGEYDHLPESAFYMVGGIDEAVEKAKKLAEDA, from the coding sequence ATGGCCACCGCCCCCGTCCTCAACCAGACCACGAACGGCACTATCAGCCAGGTCATCGGCGCAGTCGTCGACGTGACCTTCGAAGGCGAACTGCCGGCAATTCTCACCGCGCTCGAGACCAAGAACGGCGACAACACGCTGGTTCTCGAAGTCGCGCAGCACCTCGGCGAGAACACGGTCCGCACCATCGCGATGGACGGAACCGACGGCCTGACCCGTGGCCAGGAAGTCGTGAACACCGGTTCGCAGATCTCGGTCCCCGTCGGTCCGAAGACTCTCGGCCGCATCATGAACGTCGTCGGCCAGCCGATCGACGAGCGCGGCCCGATCGGCGCCGAGCAGTCGGCCCCGATCCACGCCGAAGCCCCGCTGTTCGTCGACCAGTCGACCGAAGCCAGCATCCTCGTAACCGGCATCAAGGTCATCGACCTGCTCGCCCCTTACGCGAAGGGCGGCAAGATCGGCCTGTTCGGCGGCGCCGGCGTGGGAAAGACCGTGCTGATCCAGGAACTGATCAACAACATCGCCAAGGGCCACGGCGGCGTTTCCGTCTTCGCGGGCGTCGGCGAGCGTACCCGCGAGGGTAACGACCTCTACCACGAATTCCTCGACGCCGGCGTCATCGCCAAGGACGCCGACGGCAACGCGACCTCGGAAGGCTCCAAGGTTGCGCTCGTGTTCGGCCAGATGAACGAGCCGCCGGGCGCGCGTGCCCGCGTCGCTCTGTCGGGCCTGACGATGGCCGAATACTTCCGCGACCAGGAAGGCCAGGACGTGCTGTTCTTCGTCGACAACATCTTCCGCTTCACCCAGGCGGGTTCGGAAGTGTCGGCGCTGCTCGGCCGTATTCCTTCGGCCGTGGGCTACCAGCCGACCCTGTCGACCGACATGGGCAACCTGCAGGAACGCATCACCTCGACCACCAAGGGTTCGATCACCTCGGTCCAGGCCATCTACGTTCCCGCCGACGACCTTACCGACCCGGCTCCGGCAACCTCGTTCGCCCACCTCGATGCGACGACCACGCTGAGCCGCGCGATTTCCGAACTCGGCATCTATCCCGCGGTCGACCCGCTCGATTCGACCAGCCGCGTTCTCGAACCGCGCGTCGTCGGTGAAGAGCACTACAATACGGCTCGCCGCGTCCAGGAAACGCTGCAGAAGTACAAGAGCCTGCAGGACATCATCGCCATTCTCGGCATGGACGAACTTTCCGAAGAAGATAAGCTGACCGTCGCCCGCGCGCGCAAGATCCAGCGCTTCCTCTCGCAGCCGTTCCACGTGGCCGAGGTGTTCACCAACATTCCGGGCAAGTTCGTCCAGCTCGAAGACACGGTGAAGTCGTTCAAGGCCGTCGTCGACGGTGAATACGACCACTTGCCGGAAAGCGCCTTCTACATGGTCGGCGGCATCGACGAAGCAGTCGAGAAGGCCAAGAAGCTGGCCGAGGACGCGTAA
- a CDS encoding ATP synthase F1 subunit epsilon, which translates to MALHFELVTPEKLVRSDDVYMVVVPGSEGDFGVLEGHAPVMSTIRDGALKVYAKDGAEPEEIEVRGGFAEVGENGLTVLAERVEG; encoded by the coding sequence ATGGCCCTTCACTTCGAACTCGTCACGCCTGAAAAGCTGGTCCGCTCGGACGACGTCTACATGGTCGTCGTCCCGGGTTCGGAAGGCGATTTCGGCGTGCTCGAAGGTCACGCGCCGGTCATGAGCACGATCCGCGACGGCGCGCTCAAGGTCTATGCCAAGGACGGTGCCGAGCCCGAGGAGATCGAGGTTCGCGGCGGCTTCGCGGAAGTCGGCGAAAACGGCCTGACCGTGCTGGCGGAACGCGTCGAAGGCTGA
- a CDS encoding prolyl oligopeptidase family serine peptidase produces MKTLLAQSSALTLAIAALAPLPLMAQTASTDTTGENMFEAENDPYIWLEEARDEKALAWVEDENNRTLAALATDPRFDELQAEALAILDAQDRVPYGSFYPDGIYNFWQDETNPKGLIRRTTMDSYRTDNPVWETVLDIDALAKAEGREWAYSGRTCLEPERTLCLLSLSDGGKDATVMREFDGKTGKFVEDGFDLPESIGSASWVDRDTLLVTRDFGEGTMSESGYPLTTRLLKRGQSLSDAPEVFRGEPTDLGAGSYVLRDSDGVEHARIAYRSIDFWNSANFVEHDGKWVQLDIPSKAGLAGIVGDRLLFSTDVDWTVGGITFPADSIVSVDLEDWKRDPNGVDYELVWAPGDRQTAQGVAVTSDALYVSVLDNVRGRVIRYERDGGKWRTKPLALPDNSTIGVISTADTSDELMINVTGFLEPSQLFYYDGSSDTLEVLKTSPARFDAAGASVVQQEATSRDGTKIPYFVVLPKGGLDKGPLPVRMTGYGGFQNANTPGYLGLTGKLWLERGGAYVLTNLRGGGEFGPSWHQNAIRENKQRTWDDFIAVAEDLQARGITTPGQLGITGGSQGGLLVGTAITQRPELFNAAVVWVPLFDMLRYPYIGRGASWIGEYGDPRIAEQRAWIEPYSPYQALLNGKDFPSPLFITSTADDRTHPSHGRKAAARLAEIGQPYYYFEDTVGGHSGGVDNAQRAKLQAIEFTYMMQRLMDKAEN; encoded by the coding sequence ATGAAAACCCTTCTCGCGCAGTCGAGCGCGCTGACGCTGGCCATTGCCGCCCTCGCCCCCCTTCCGCTCATGGCCCAGACCGCCAGCACAGACACCACCGGAGAGAACATGTTCGAAGCCGAAAACGACCCCTACATCTGGCTGGAAGAAGCGCGCGACGAAAAGGCGCTTGCCTGGGTCGAGGACGAGAACAACCGGACGCTCGCCGCGCTGGCTACCGATCCGCGGTTCGATGAATTGCAGGCCGAAGCGCTGGCGATCCTCGATGCGCAGGACCGGGTCCCCTACGGCTCCTTCTATCCCGACGGGATCTACAATTTCTGGCAGGACGAGACCAATCCCAAGGGTCTCATCCGCCGCACCACCATGGACAGCTATCGCACCGACAATCCGGTATGGGAGACGGTCCTCGACATCGATGCCCTCGCCAAGGCGGAAGGCCGCGAATGGGCCTATTCGGGCCGCACCTGCCTCGAGCCGGAACGCACGCTGTGCCTCTTGTCGCTATCGGACGGCGGCAAGGACGCGACCGTGATGCGCGAATTCGACGGCAAGACCGGCAAGTTCGTCGAGGACGGATTCGATCTTCCCGAAAGCATCGGCAGCGCCAGCTGGGTCGATCGCGACACGCTGCTGGTGACCCGCGATTTCGGCGAAGGCACCATGAGCGAAAGCGGCTATCCGCTGACCACCCGGCTACTGAAGCGCGGTCAGTCGCTGTCCGATGCACCCGAAGTCTTCCGCGGCGAGCCGACCGATCTCGGAGCCGGATCCTACGTGCTGCGCGACAGCGACGGCGTCGAACACGCACGCATCGCCTATCGCTCGATCGATTTCTGGAACAGCGCCAATTTCGTCGAGCATGACGGCAAATGGGTGCAGCTCGACATTCCCAGCAAGGCAGGTCTTGCAGGGATCGTTGGCGACCGGCTGCTGTTCTCGACCGATGTCGACTGGACCGTCGGCGGCATCACTTTCCCCGCCGATTCCATCGTCTCGGTCGACCTCGAAGACTGGAAGCGCGACCCCAACGGCGTCGATTACGAGCTGGTCTGGGCACCGGGCGACCGCCAGACGGCGCAGGGTGTGGCGGTCACGTCCGACGCGCTCTACGTCAGCGTGCTCGACAACGTCCGCGGCCGGGTAATCCGCTACGAACGCGACGGCGGGAAGTGGCGCACCAAGCCGCTCGCACTGCCCGACAACTCGACCATCGGTGTCATTTCCACCGCCGATACCAGCGACGAGCTGATGATCAACGTGACCGGCTTCCTCGAGCCGAGCCAGCTGTTCTACTATGACGGGTCGAGCGACACGCTCGAAGTGCTCAAGACCTCTCCCGCCCGCTTCGATGCGGCCGGAGCGAGCGTCGTCCAGCAAGAAGCGACGAGCAGGGACGGTACGAAGATCCCCTATTTCGTCGTTCTCCCCAAGGGTGGACTCGACAAGGGTCCGTTGCCGGTTCGCATGACCGGATATGGCGGCTTCCAGAACGCCAATACGCCCGGTTATCTCGGTCTCACCGGCAAGCTGTGGCTGGAGCGTGGCGGCGCCTACGTGCTGACCAACCTTCGCGGCGGCGGCGAGTTCGGTCCCTCCTGGCACCAGAACGCGATCCGCGAGAACAAGCAACGCACGTGGGACGATTTCATCGCGGTCGCCGAGGACCTGCAGGCACGCGGGATCACCACGCCCGGCCAACTCGGGATCACCGGCGGTAGCCAGGGCGGCCTGCTCGTCGGCACCGCGATCACCCAGCGGCCCGAACTGTTCAACGCGGCCGTCGTCTGGGTCCCGCTCTTCGACATGCTGCGTTACCCCTACATCGGTCGCGGAGCATCGTGGATCGGCGAATACGGCGATCCGCGCATTGCCGAACAGCGCGCCTGGATCGAGCCCTATTCGCCGTACCAGGCCCTGCTCAACGGCAAGGACTTCCCTTCGCCGTTGTTCATCACCTCGACCGCCGACGACCGCACGCATCCAAGCCATGGGCGCAAGGCCGCCGCGCGGCTCGCGGAGATCGGCCAGCCGTACTACTATTTCGAGGATACGGTCGGCGGCCACTCTGGCGGGGTGGACAACGCCCAGCGCGCCAAGCTCCAGGCGATCGAGTTCACCTACATGATGCAGCGCCTGATGGACAAAGCCGAAAACTGA
- a CDS encoding phosphatase PAP2 family protein encodes MQRTAAIAVLQRELPIYAVALACIFAFAISLSLAGVAFHPWSSVLYNFFLFAASWLLVIAVLFAARLFRERPESLFAFGAEVFGQKAFWLRQLRAVPLLALLSVFMIYFGGMKSAIPLFNPFSWDQTFIRWDAALGFGYDPWRILHPLIGYPVVTSALAALYHLWILLIYAGSIYLGAYQTDELLRTRYFVSYFLCWSLVGVALAVLFSSVGPAFMQPLFGDPRFVPLMDYLQQADKQFPVMVLTVQQQLLDWQAGGELGLGRGISAMPSMHISLATLFWLAMRKISARAGWFFGVFALLIFVGSIHTGYHYALDGIVAATATLAIWWIVGRVLPSGQNGEVAS; translated from the coding sequence ATGCAACGCACTGCTGCCATTGCCGTTCTGCAGCGCGAGCTGCCAATCTACGCGGTCGCGCTCGCATGCATCTTCGCGTTTGCCATCAGCCTCTCGCTGGCTGGGGTCGCGTTCCATCCGTGGAGCTCGGTTCTCTATAACTTCTTCCTCTTTGCCGCGAGCTGGCTGCTGGTAATCGCCGTGCTGTTCGCGGCCCGCCTGTTTCGCGAACGTCCCGAATCGCTCTTTGCCTTCGGGGCGGAGGTCTTCGGACAGAAAGCCTTCTGGCTGCGGCAACTGCGTGCCGTGCCGCTTCTGGCGCTCCTGTCGGTCTTCATGATCTATTTCGGCGGAATGAAGAGCGCGATACCGCTGTTCAACCCTTTCTCCTGGGACCAGACCTTCATCCGCTGGGATGCCGCGCTCGGCTTCGGTTACGACCCGTGGCGTATACTGCATCCCCTCATCGGGTATCCCGTCGTCACCTCCGCGCTTGCGGCCCTCTATCACCTGTGGATCCTGCTGATCTATGCCGGCTCGATCTACCTTGGCGCATACCAGACCGACGAACTCCTGAGGACGCGGTACTTCGTAAGCTATTTCCTGTGCTGGAGCCTCGTCGGCGTAGCCCTCGCGGTCCTGTTCTCGTCGGTCGGCCCGGCGTTCATGCAGCCACTTTTCGGCGACCCACGCTTCGTGCCGCTGATGGATTACCTGCAGCAAGCAGACAAGCAATTCCCGGTCATGGTGCTGACAGTGCAGCAGCAACTGCTGGACTGGCAGGCGGGCGGTGAACTCGGCCTCGGTCGTGGGATATCGGCCATGCCTTCGATGCACATTTCGCTGGCGACGCTTTTCTGGCTCGCCATGCGGAAGATCTCGGCGCGAGCCGGCTGGTTCTTCGGCGTCTTTGCGCTCCTGATCTTCGTCGGGTCGATCCATACCGGCTACCATTACGCGCTCGATGGCATAGTCGCCGCTACGGCGACCCTGGCGATCTGGTGGATCGTCGGCCGGGTCCTGCCTTCAGGACAAAACGGCGAAGTCGCCAGCTGA
- a CDS encoding SOUL family heme-binding protein yields the protein MKFWKGAAIGIGVLAAGATAAFAYYRQAVDEPPYRLVEKSGDIELRQYAPMIVAEVTHTGDREPALNAGFRRLAAYIFAQDRPGEKIAMTSPVMQDQSVEIAMTAPVIQDGGKGTGTWRTRFVMPAQYTLETLPTPPADISLTQVPSRRVAAIRFSGNGSNKDLAEQENALREWLAERGLTATGPAEFAFYDAPMVPPPLRRNEVMIPVG from the coding sequence ATGAAATTCTGGAAAGGCGCAGCGATCGGTATCGGCGTGCTCGCCGCGGGGGCGACCGCAGCTTTCGCCTACTACCGGCAAGCCGTCGACGAGCCGCCCTATCGGCTGGTCGAGAAAAGCGGCGATATCGAACTGCGCCAATACGCGCCGATGATCGTTGCCGAGGTCACGCATACGGGCGACCGCGAACCGGCGCTCAACGCAGGGTTTCGTCGCCTCGCGGCCTACATCTTTGCCCAGGACCGGCCAGGAGAGAAAATCGCCATGACCAGCCCGGTCATGCAGGACCAGAGCGTCGAAATCGCAATGACCGCGCCGGTCATCCAGGATGGCGGCAAGGGGACCGGCACCTGGCGCACGCGCTTCGTCATGCCGGCCCAGTACACTTTGGAAACGCTTCCGACACCGCCTGCCGACATCTCGTTGACCCAGGTTCCGTCACGCCGCGTCGCTGCGATCAGGTTCTCCGGGAACGGCAGCAACAAGGACCTGGCAGAGCAGGAGAATGCTCTGCGCGAATGGCTGGCCGAACGTGGCCTGACCGCCACCGGCCCGGCTGAATTCGCGTTCTACGATGCACCGATGGTGCCGCCGCCGCTGCGCCGCAACGAGGTGATGATCCCGGTAGGGTAA
- a CDS encoding HNH endonuclease: MSEQPPSCWLCLRPLGRKVQQHHTVPKAKKGRETVPVHPICHRAIHANFTNAKLSRIGNEREGLFANEALASFVRWVSDKPPDFHAPTRRPR; encoded by the coding sequence TTGAGCGAGCAGCCGCCTTCCTGCTGGCTGTGCCTTCGCCCGCTGGGCCGCAAGGTGCAGCAGCACCACACGGTTCCCAAGGCGAAAAAGGGGCGGGAGACCGTGCCGGTCCACCCCATTTGCCACCGCGCGATCCACGCAAACTTCACCAATGCCAAGCTCTCCCGCATCGGGAACGAGCGCGAAGGCCTGTTCGCAAACGAGGCACTGGCGAGCTTCGTGCGCTGGGTCTCGGACAAGCCGCCCGATTTCCACGCACCGACGCGGCGACCGCGATAA
- the glmU gene encoding bifunctional UDP-N-acetylglucosamine diphosphorylase/glucosamine-1-phosphate N-acetyltransferase GlmU, giving the protein MTASTRELAIVVLAAGKGTRMKSDLHKVLHPIAGRPMIDHLLASAAALRPAKTVVVVGAGREQLEMALGDRATTCLQEPQMGTGHAVQQAERELAGFSGDVLVLYGDVPFVKGETMQAMLDRLHAEDRPKVVVLGFEPDDAGAYGRVIADAGGRISKMVEFKDANEAERACTLCNSGLMAASAADMFDLLRRVGNDNAQGEYYLPDIVNIAISDGETCAAVPSDTPDEVRGINSRAELAAAEALWQAEQRDYWMAEGVTLRAPETVFFSWDTELSADVTIEPNVVFGPGVTVARGAHIKAFSHLEGASVGEGAQVGPYARLRPGAVMGKNSFVGNFVEMKKATLGEGAKASHLTYLGDAEVGAGANIGAGTITCNYDGYFKYKTVIGENAFIGSNSALIAPVTIGRDAIVAAGSAVSRDVDDGDLRMVRGEQIVKPGWADRFHDAMKKKKAAAKKS; this is encoded by the coding sequence ATGACTGCTTCCACGCGCGAACTCGCCATCGTCGTTCTTGCCGCGGGCAAAGGAACCCGCATGAAGAGCGACCTGCACAAGGTGCTCCACCCGATCGCGGGCCGTCCGATGATCGACCATCTCCTCGCGAGCGCTGCGGCGCTTCGGCCCGCGAAGACCGTCGTGGTCGTCGGTGCCGGACGCGAGCAGCTCGAGATGGCGCTGGGCGACCGCGCGACGACCTGCCTGCAGGAGCCGCAGATGGGCACCGGCCATGCCGTGCAGCAGGCCGAGCGCGAGCTGGCAGGCTTTTCGGGCGATGTGCTCGTCCTCTATGGAGACGTTCCCTTCGTGAAGGGCGAAACCATGCAGGCCATGCTCGACCGGCTGCATGCCGAGGACCGGCCCAAGGTCGTGGTGCTCGGTTTCGAGCCGGACGATGCCGGAGCCTACGGCCGGGTGATCGCCGACGCCGGTGGCAGAATCTCGAAAATGGTCGAGTTCAAGGACGCGAACGAGGCGGAGCGTGCCTGCACCCTGTGCAATTCGGGCCTGATGGCGGCCAGCGCTGCCGACATGTTCGATCTGCTGCGCCGTGTCGGCAACGACAACGCGCAGGGCGAATACTACCTGCCCGACATCGTCAACATCGCGATCTCCGACGGGGAGACCTGCGCCGCAGTCCCCTCCGACACGCCGGACGAGGTTCGCGGGATCAATTCGCGCGCCGAACTCGCCGCCGCCGAGGCACTGTGGCAGGCCGAGCAGCGCGATTACTGGATGGCCGAAGGCGTGACCCTGCGCGCGCCGGAAACGGTGTTCTTCAGCTGGGATACCGAGCTCAGCGCCGACGTGACGATCGAGCCGAACGTCGTCTTCGGCCCGGGCGTGACCGTCGCCAGGGGTGCGCACATCAAGGCATTCAGCCATCTCGAGGGTGCGAGCGTGGGCGAAGGCGCGCAGGTCGGCCCCTATGCGCGCCTGCGGCCCGGAGCGGTCATGGGCAAGAACAGCTTCGTCGGCAATTTCGTCGAGATGAAGAAGGCGACGCTCGGCGAAGGCGCGAAGGCGAGCCACCTGACCTATCTGGGCGATGCGGAGGTCGGCGCGGGCGCCAACATCGGCGCGGGCACGATCACCTGCAATTACGACGGCTATTTCAAGTACAAGACGGTCATCGGCGAAAATGCCTTCATCGGTTCGAACAGCGCGCTGATCGCGCCGGTGACGATCGGCCGCGATGCCATCGTGGCGGCAGGCAGCGCGGTAAGCCGCGATGTCGACGACGGCGACTTGCGGATGGTCCGGGGCGAGCAGATCGTGAAACCGGGCTGGGCAGACCGCTTCCACGACGCGATGAAGAAGAAGAAAGCGGCCGCGAAGAAGAGTTGA
- a CDS encoding HAD-IA family hydrolase: MSDFPFAAIGFDLDGTLLDTFRDLGAAVNHALELGGFDPVPVDSSKDLIGGGAKIMLARAVDQQGGMPEDEFRALYKQMLAYYAEHNADHTRPYPGVEPMLDELAEMGVTMAVVTNKFEEFATQVLTKLGLADRFVAIIGGNSLGKGDDGRYLAKPAPEPVLHAQEVCGSTRFAFVGDSSYDVKAARGAGVPIVVAGYGYCDGDPAGLGGDVVIDSVAGLIPALRAL; the protein is encoded by the coding sequence ATGAGCGATTTTCCCTTTGCCGCCATCGGCTTCGACCTCGACGGAACGCTGCTGGACACCTTTCGCGACCTCGGCGCGGCGGTGAACCATGCATTGGAACTGGGCGGCTTCGACCCCGTGCCGGTCGACAGCAGCAAGGACCTGATCGGCGGCGGGGCGAAGATCATGCTCGCCCGGGCGGTGGATCAGCAGGGCGGCATGCCCGAAGACGAGTTCCGCGCGCTCTATAAGCAAATGCTCGCCTATTACGCGGAGCACAACGCCGACCACACCCGACCCTACCCCGGCGTCGAGCCGATGCTGGACGAGCTCGCGGAGATGGGCGTGACAATGGCGGTGGTGACCAACAAGTTCGAGGAATTTGCGACCCAGGTCCTGACCAAGCTCGGGCTGGCCGACCGCTTCGTCGCGATCATCGGCGGCAACAGCCTCGGGAAAGGCGACGACGGCCGCTACCTCGCCAAGCCCGCGCCCGAACCCGTTCTGCACGCGCAGGAAGTGTGCGGCAGCACGCGCTTCGCCTTCGTCGGCGATTCGAGCTATGACGTGAAGGCGGCTCGCGGCGCAGGCGTGCCGATCGTGGTCGCGGGATACGGCTATTGCGACGGCGATCCCGCAGGGCTCGGCGGTGATGTCGTGATCGATTCGGTTGCGGG